From Lolium perenne isolate Kyuss_39 chromosome 5, Kyuss_2.0, whole genome shotgun sequence, a single genomic window includes:
- the LOC127302672 gene encoding uncharacterized protein: protein MGGRNRRWHAKRYHGGSPNPPRASLPSYPGLPGYDHVDNQCPVPLWEREFCSYVGGISWPRFCENKYFSYIYKEIDQWDDSAAFENFQKAKSRFWSHYHGQPSDIPLPDPDLYIEKVDHRCEVDPELVADLEKVGLPFEADNESAIAANKKSQNQSGNWDIYVEKPAEVNKWEEDNSRSNTGWGVNPDPLNGWNKISSGWGDALVQPSWGSSGNNCAADNWNSSHGASNNHSAANNWSSSHGAPNNAYQDPSSTYQDPRSTYGRKRNGGGYSQQRNSRSRHQAEDYQRGRWQDHRGRNSERFPFDNRPNGQRAERGF from the exons ATGGGGGGCCGCAATCGGCGATGGCACGCAAAGCGCTACCACGGCGGCTCTCCGAACCCTCCTCGTGCTTCGCTTCCGTCGTATCCTGGACTTCCTG GATATGATCACGTGGACAATCAATGCCCAGTCCCACTATGGGAAAGGGAATTTTGCAGTTATGTTGGCGGCATTTCCTGGCCAAGGTTCTGCGAAAATAAATACTTTTCTTATATTTACAAAGAGATAGATCAATGGGACGACTCAGCAGCATTTGAGAATTTCCAGAAGGCGAAGTCAAGATTCTGGTCTCACTATCATGGCCAACCATCTGATATACCTTTACCTGACCCTGATCTGTACATTGAGAAGGTTGATCACCGCTGCGAAGTCGACCCTGAGTTGGTAGCTGACCTGGAAAAGGTAGGGCTACCATTTGAGGCGGACAATGAGTCCGCCATAGCTGCCAATAAAAAGTCCCAGAACCAGTCTGGGAACTGGGACATATATGTAGAGAAGCCGGCTGAAGTCAACAAGTGGGAGGAGGACAACTCAAGATCCAACACGGGCTGGGGAGTGAATCCTGACCCTTTGAATGGTTGGAATAAAATCAGCTCTGGCTGGGGTGATGCTCTGGTGCAGCCCAGCTGGGGCAGCTCAGGCAACAACTGTGCAGCAGATAACTGGAACAGCTCCCATGGAGCATCCAACAACCACTCTGCAGCAAATAACTGGAGCAGCTCCCATGGAGCGCCCAACAACGCGTACCAGGATCCAAGCAGCACATACCAGGATCCGAGGAGCACATATGGCAGGAAAAGGAATGGTGGTGGATACTCCCAGCAGAGGAACAGCAGGTCGAGGCACCAGGCTGAGGACTACCAGAGGGGCAGATGGCAAGATCACAGGGGGAGGAATAGCGAGCGCTTTCCATTTGACAATAGGCCAAATGGACAGAGAGCAGAGCGTGGCTTTTGA